Part of the Cohnella candidum genome, ACGACGATGCCCGTCGTGATTTTGTTCGGATCAACGCCATCCGGGATCGCGATCGTTCTATGCACATAGGCGTTGAATGCGGATACTTCGACAGTCTTCTCTCCGTATATGGCTTTAACCGTGAATTCTACCGACGGAACGACAAGCGTGAACGTGCCCTTCTCTGCAGCATCCTCTACGACTTTCACCTTATCCGCTGTCGGCGCCGCAATCTCGATTTGCACCTTAATGTCCTGCAAGGAAACCGACTTGCCGATCTTGTCGGATACAGCGTCGATATTGATCTGCTGCGCGGGCAGCGTGTACGCCGCTTTATCCGTTTTAATCTCTACAACCGCCTGCTTGCCTTCCATGTTCTTCACCATTTGGCCATTCAGTTCGCCGATGAAGACATCGGACTTGGCGGCAACCGGAATCGTGATCACAGCGCCTTTTTCTTCCGCCGCGAGCTTGTCGTCCAGTTTCTTCTGATCGACGACAATCGTAGTTACCGTTTGGCCGTTTCGCTTGCTTGTTGCGGCCGTTCCCGCATTTTCTACTTTCCCGTTAACAAGTACGTCTACATTATTGGTTATCTCCGGTGTCGTAGAAGTAGCGGAACCGGACGAGGTGCTAGTCGTATCGGAGACTGTGATCGAAAGCGTCTGATCGGCTCCACCGCTGAAGCTAAACGTCAATGTCGTCGTACCGATCGACTGTCGGGCAAGATATTCTTTCTTGATCGTTACCGTGCTCCCCGATACCGTGTAATCCGTGTCTAAAGTCAGGGCGGTTCCGCCGTTTACGATGCCGCTCAGCGTATTGCCGTTCAGCGTCACCGTTGTCGTAACATCCACCTGATTCGCAGCATTTTTGTCGAAGTTGGCTGTCACCGGATTGATCGCACTGTTTTGCGGCGTCGTATCGGAGACTGTGATCGAAAGCGTCTGATCGGCTCCGCCGCTGAAGCTAAACGTCAATGTCGTCGTACCGATCGACTGTCGGGCGAGGTATTCTTTCTTGATCGTTACCGTGCTCCCCGATACCGTGTAATCGGTGTCTAAAGTCAGAGTGGTTCCACCGTTTGCGATGCCGCTCAGCGTATTGCCGTTCAGCGTTACCGTTGTCGTTACATCCGCCTGATTCGCCGTATTCTTATCAAAGCTGCCTGTCCCCGGATTGATTGTTGCGTTCACAACCTGCGGAACCCGTTTATATACACCGATTGTCCCGACCGCGACCGCCGTATTTTCCGCTTCGATCACGTCCATAAAATCGGAAGTTGCATCCGAGATCGACTCATCCGTCCAATTGTTCGTATCCGCTGATGTTATGATCTTACCCCCAGTCCCTACAATAATATAGGTACCGCCGTCCGTATTCGCGTAAACCAATTTTTTAATGAAGAAGTTGTTGTTGAAATCTTGGATCGTTTGATTCGAGATATTATTGAGGTCGCTCGCAGAAAAACGGTATACACTAGTAAAACTTGCGCCAATAACGTTATTCCCGTTGCTTGCGACCGTTGACAATCCCGGTCCTCCGTTCACGGCTTGCAACATCGTTGTAGTCCAACTCGCACCGTTTGTCGAGGTTGATATCGAATCATTCCCCCCCATCTCAGGCATCGTTTTATTTTTTTCTTTGTAGCCCACCGCAACAAAATAACCGTTGATAAATTTAACTTCGGACAACCGATCCACGATACGAACTGGAGGTGTCCAATTAACACCGTTGGTGGAGGTTGTAATTTCTCCAAAATAACTGGATGCGACATATGTGTTGTTCCCATAAACGACGGAGGTGATCGAAAATTGAGGGGGCTGCGAAACCGTTCTCGCATCCCAGTTCGTCCCGTTATTCGAGAACAAGAAGGTTGCACCGGTTTGGGTGATGGGGTCCGAATAGTTCGTCCCTACGACAAATGTACCGTTAATAAACTTCACCACGTTAAAGGGCTTGGTCAAGTTTGCAATGTTTTGTTCTGTCCAATTGACCAGATCTGTCGACGTGACCAGTTTTGGATTACTGCCAGAAGTGATGGCCACATAGATGCCATTTCCGTATGCGATGCTGGAAAGACTTTGTGAGCTTACCTTATTCCACTTCTGAATTGGCCCTTGGCCAGCCCACACGGTCTCCGGCCGCCCCATAATAACTGCGCTGAACAATAGCATGAAAGCCAGTAATAGTGACAATTGTTTTCTTATATCAAGTTGCAATTTTTCCACCTCATTATATTATTTGGACATATAAACGGCTATCAGGAGTGTTGGATTATTCCTTCTTCCCTTAACTGTGCAAGTTCTTCGGACCCGTACATTGCCGTTCATGCTGTCTATCCTCCCTATTTTCAGATATCTTTCTTGTTTTTTCGATAAGAATGATATCAACTTAAGATAAACAAAGAATAAACAAATGGAGGAAATTCCCACTTTCCGCTTTACACCTGGACCAGCCGGGAGCTGGATTGGTTCGGATCGTATCGTATGTATTCCACAATTGCGGGCATAGAGTAAAATGATAGTGGCAACTAGCGTTGGGAGCATGTTCCCATATTTACCGCCCTTCTTTGAATTTTTTCGACAAAAATATGCTGTTTACGACATAATAGCTCATGCAATGTTGCAAAATTGTTGCAAAAAGAAAAGGAACCCGATCCTCATAGATCACAGGTTCCTTTTATCGCATTTATTCCACTACTGTCATTCAATCGGTCAATTTATGAAACATATCAGTAAGCGCATCTCCCGGCTCCGTACCCAACTCCGTTCTCAACAGCTTAGCATACGCTTCATAATATGCAGCCGCCCGTTTCCGGCCCTCAAGCTGATGACGGAGTTTCAACGCCGCTGCCCGAAGGGAATCGTTATAAGGATCGTGGTCAACTAACATTTCCGCCAAACGCAGCGCTTTGAGGGGTTCAGTCCTCACACGCTCGTAATACGAAAACAGCTTGCCTCCAAGATAAAGGAAATACTGACGATACCGGTTCCGGTAAGGCTCGCACCATTCGCCGCTGAACTCTTTCAGAAACGGATGATTGCAACGATAGACGAGTTGTTCGACTTGATTCAGATTATCCGGGCCGATCTCGACGGAATCCAGCGCGAAGCTCTCCAATGGATCGGCGTCTACAACGATCGCATCGCCGGACATGGTCAGCCGATACCCGTTTCTGACGGAGGTGAGCGACATGCCTGCGTGGAGATCCCTCAACGTTTTGTTGACCCTGCTAACGGTGCTTCGCAGGTTGATGTCCGCTTTTTCCGTATTTTTCTCGTTCCAGAGCGCCTCGAACAACTGCCATTTGCTTACTTCCTTATCCTCTTGTTGCAGGAGCATATAAGCGAAAAGCTCCGCGCATTTGGACGTCACCCAGCGAACCGGTTCCGGATCATCGCCGATATAAACGGAAAACTTGCCGAAAAGCGAGGCCGACAACTGCCGGTTTCCGATCATTCCTGCAGCCCCCATGCGCTCTTTTCGCCGCTTCCTGATCCGCTCCAGCGAGCGGTTCAAATCTTCTTCCATGATCGGTTTCAGCAAATAATCGAGCGCGTTCACCCGAAAAGCATCGATGGCATATTGGTTGTAGGCGGTAATAAAGACGACTTCCGAATCGAGGTTGTCCGAATATACTTTCTCCGCGATATCCAGACCGCTCATCTCCGGCATCTCGATATCAAGGAACAGCACATCAGGCCGCAACGCCTTCGTCATCTCCAAAGCTTCGTAAGGATTCGTGCAGCAGCCCACAACTTCGACCCCCGCGTCAGCAAGAAGTCTGTCAATATGCTCTGCAATCAATCGTTCGTCGTCTACGACTATGGCTCTCACTTTCACGATTCACCTGCCTAGTCGGTCTGGTTGCTTACGAGAAGGAATCAGGATCGTCACTTTCGTGCCCTTCCCTTGAACGCTCTCGATTTGAAGGCCTTGTCCGTATTCGTTCATGAGCCGTTTATGCACGTTGATAAGACCAATTCCCCCGTCGCCCGATCGATCCGGAGACAGGATCGTTGCCAATTGTTCCGCGGACATGCCGACTCCATCGTCTTGAACCACAATTCGCAATCCCTGCTGCTCTGCAATCGCTTGAATGAGGACCGTACCTCCCGATATGCGCTTCATCAAACCATGGCGGATCGCATTTTCGACGAGCGGCTGAATGATCAGCGCGGGAATCAGAGTCTCCCTGGAAGCGTCCGTGTCCCAATCCACTTTCAATCGTTCGCCGAAACGCGCCTTCTCCAGCTCGACATAAGATTTCACCAGGGAAAGCTCCCGATTCAGACTGACTTTGGCATGATAGGGGTCAAGATCGAAGCTGAGCCGCAAATAATTGCTGAATTCGCCCAGCAGCTTGCCCGCCCGCGCTCCATCGCTGTAACACAATGATATAATGCCGCTTAAAGCGTTATAAATAAAATGCGGTTTGATCTGCGATTGCAAGAAAAGGGTTTCCACTTGAACGGCATGCTGAACCGCTTCCTTGAGCTGAAGCAACGTCTTCACCCGCGCCATTAATTCTCTGCCGTCGAACGGCTTCACCAGAAAATCGTTGGCGCCTGCCTCAAAACCCATCGCGATATCGGCTGGCGAGTTGCGCACCGTCAAGAGAAGAACCGGCAGCTTGTAGATCGGGTGTTCGTCCCGAATGCGCCTGCACACTTCATACCCTGACATCTCAGGCATCATCACATCGAGCAGGACAAGCGATAAGTCGCTGTGATGCTGCTGGATCAGCCTGAGCGCGTCCGCTCCGTTGTAGGCCACGAGAACTTGATAGCGGCTTGGTGCAAGCAGCTCCTGCAGCACCTTAATGTTGGAGGCATCGTCATCAACGAGCAGAATCTTCACCTCGCCAGACCGCTCCGCCGCATGAGGCGACGTCTCTTCTGTCGTCGGCGCGCTTGCCCCGGGCAGCAGCTGCGGTTCCAGACCGACAGCGGCTTCAGCTTGGTAGGGATCCCGTTCCCTTTGCGCAGCCGTTGCCTCCGGCAGCCGCAACTCGAAAATCGATCCCTGCTCCGGCTCCGACCAAAGCAGTGCCAGATCACCGCCCATTTGCACTGCAAGCGCCTTTGATATTTTCAAACCCAGACCGGAAGATTGATTCGCCAAAGCTGTCGGTTCCGTGCCACCGCCCGTAAGTTCGCCTGTAAAAAGCTGCCGTCGCCGCTCTTCGCTCATCCCGGCGCCGGTATCCGCAAACGTCAGGTGAAGCCAGCCTTCACGCGATTCCGCGGCCACCACCACGCTTCCCCGTTCCGTAAATTTCAGCGCATTGCCGACCAGGTTCACGAGTATTTGCTTCAGGCGGTTTTCGTCTGTATACAGATAAGAGGTTCCCGGCCGAACTAGATTGACTAGCCGCACTTGTTCGTTCCTGCGCAAATATTGCAGCGCTTCGAGCGTAGCCTGCACCGTGCCGCTGACATCGAAAAGCTGATTCTGGAATGTCAAGCTTCGGCGCTGCAAACTCTGAAAATCGATAATATCGTTAACCAGCGTGGACAGGCGGGTCGCCTGGGCAATGATGAAATCCAGATTCTCACGCTGCCGCTGCGCTAACTCTGCGCCGTTCTGGTCGATGACCACCTGCGCCAAATTGATGATGCCGTGCAGTGGCGTCTTGAATTCGTGGGACGTGTGGAGGAGAAATTCGTCTTTTTGGCGATCGTACACGATCAGTTGCTCTGCCAATCGCTCACTCCGCATGAACGCCTCACGAACCCGATCCGACATGAGGAACGATTGCGATAGAACGAGAAGCAACGGCGTTACGATCATATAATACGGGTTGTCCAACGCCAACTGATAGCGTGTTTCGGCATAAACCCAACTAAGGATAAGGAAAAATGCACCCAACAAAATATAGTAAACTTGAACCCCGCGACCCCGATGACGGAAAATCCAGTAAAGAATGAAAATGAACACGGTGATTTGCAGGACGATCCCCGACCATAGAATATTGATCAAATATTCGTTCGGAATCGCGATCAATAAGGCCAGATAGGCATAAGAAATCCGGAGCAGCCACTTAAATCCCAATCTTTCTCTGTGGTCCAGGTACAGGTAGACATAAAGGGCAAAAGAAAAGATCGAAAAGTAGGGCAGAATGAAAAGCATTTTCTGCAACAATAGGAAGGAAATCGTCGGGTACAAGGTCGCCATGACGATTTCGTTGTCGATGCCGAAAAACAACCCTAATGACAAGCAGAACAAACTGAAAAATGCGAGATAAGGCTCCTTCCGCCATTGCTTGAACATCCCCGCGAAATAAACCCCGAATACAAGCATCGTGGTAATGACAATCATATCCGCCAGCCTCGCATTGTCTCGTCTGGCCAATACGTCTGCCGTTAAACCAAATTCCGGCGCTTGGACCAATCCGCCTTCCAGATAGCGGTAGCTGGCGATCTGGATGATGACGTCAATGGTGTCGGTATCCGCTTTAATCGTACCGAAAAACGGCAGGTTGCTAGGTACGAATCGATCCGCTGACAAATCCGGTTTTCCGGTGCCGCCAAGGTCCGATCCCCCCATAAATACGTGGCTGGACATGCGAATCTTTTTGCCTCTAAGGCTATAGAAATCCGGGTTGCCGACCTTTATGCGTAGACGATACGTACCCGCACCGTACCCGCTGCCGGAGGAAACGGAACCCTTCCAGCCTCCAGGAACGCGAACGATTCGGCGCTCCGCTCTCAGCAACTCTCCATCGGTTTGGAAATCTTGCGGAGTCAGCAGTTTGTTCTCATAAAACTCCCATTCTCCCCGCAACGGAATAATCCCTTGCTTCGCAAAATTCCATTGTCTTGCGTCTAATACCCCTCCTCGCGCTTCCGGGTGCCGCAAAGCAGGATTTAGCCATTCATGGATGAATAGCGATGTAACGACGGTAAATACACCGATCATGATGATCAGTACCGTCAATTGCTTTCTCATCGTACCCGTTTCCTGTCCCATTTTCATATTCGCACCAAGGATCTACCGTTATTATTTGAACGTCACATCGTTAATTTCTCTTTGATTCGACATATTCCTTCATAATACGCGAAATGAAAACAGAAGCAAAAAAACCGGAGCCTGCCGCTAAAGCGGTGGTTTCCGGTTTCTTTAAAATATCATTCATCTTCACGCATAATGCGGCGCCAGCCCTCCGACGATATCCTGCCCCGAAAGCCCGAGCACTGAGAAGTCCGTACAATCGCAGGACAACCAAGTGACGTCCGCTTTTGGTATCCACATCGCCGCGTTCCATACATCCACTCCTCCAACACATGTGAATAGGCCCGTATCGTCCAGAACAGAATTGGCAATGCCGGCCCCTACGGGGATCGAGAAGACGCGTAGTCGTTTCCTATTGTCTCCCTGGAATTCCGTGTCGTTCACTTCAACCAACGAAAACTCTACCACTCCTCGGACTTCAATTTCTCCATCACGAACAATGACGTCGATTCGCTGATAGGCGTGCTTCTTCGCTGCGGACGTAGACCGTCAATGCCTGCCTCTAAACCGTTTAATCGCATCCTCAGTCACCGGCTCGAAGAGGTTAAGCAGGTTGCCGTCGGGATCGCGGAACAGCATAGAACGGTTCCCCCACGGCATCGTGGTCGGTTCCATTACCCAATTATCGACATATGGCTTCAAGCGCATATATTCGGCCTCGACATCGTCGACGCGGAACTCAATAATGACAGTGCGATTGTTGGCCCCCACTACGGAACCGGCGCCGAATAGCTGCGCCGTCTGGGAGTGGCCGATTGCAAGGGTACATGACGGCGCAACGAGTTCGGCAAATACGGGCGCGGGTCGCTCCGCCGAAACCCCCATGACTTTCTCATAAAACTCGACGAGACGATCCACGTCGTCAGTAATGATGCGTACAGAAGCTAATTTCACAAGATATCATCCTTCCTAGTCACGTTTACATGTCCGATTATATAAGAACGCTACTGACAACGTTATGTCAGTAGCGTTCTAGAATTTTTCGGGCTTCCTCACGAATCCGATTTCGGAATGATTCGGGTTCCAACACGATCACATCCGCTCCCCAGCCAAGCACCCATTGCTGCAATTCTTCCAGCTGACGAACGCGTAAAACCACATCCAATCCTTCTTCATGCTCTTTCATATCCTCAATGTAATGATAGTTCGATTCCTTCACCTTTTCCGCGATGTCTTGGTTTAAACCGAAGGCAGACTCGCAAGTGGCGATCATCCAAGGGGCTATAGTCCCTTAAGTCAAAATGCGCCGGGAGTTCGAATCGTTCTTCCAGTTCGATAAGTTCAACCATTCGGGACAAACGGAAATGGCGGATGTCCTGGCGTAGATCACACCGGGCCACAAGCATCCAAGATCCTTCAACGAGTACGAGGCCATAGGGAGCGGCGGTACGTTCACTTTGACGGCTTCCCGTGGAATCCGCCATTTTTTTCGAATAATGAAATCTGATCTTACGCCCATCTAATATCGCTCGGCGGATTTTATTTAGATTTTCCCTTTCGATAGACAGAGCTGCCGGTTTGCCTGGAGCGAGCAAACGCAGCGACTTGCGTATACGGGAGGTCTCACTGCGGACACTTTCTGATAGAGTGACCTCGATTTTCCTCCTAGCAACATGAGCCCTATTACGATAATCATCATCAAATCGTTGCTCGATAAAGTCCGTTCCTATAAGCAAGGTCACGGCTTCCTCTATTGTGAAACTGATCGGCGGCAGAAAATATCCCTCCATTAAAGAATACCCTGTGCCTGTAGTGCCTGTAATCGGTACGCCCGCTTCACTGCGCGCCTGAATGTCGCGATAGATGGTCCTCACGCTGGTTTCAAATAGTACCGCCAAATCTTCGGCACGCACCACTTGCCTGCCTTGCAGCTCCAGCACGATGGCCAACAAACGATCTGCTTTGTTCATTGACTGCCCCCTTGAAAACGTCATAAAGTCGCTAACAGGACACTCCCATGTTAAGGATGATCATCCGTTTGTACTAAGCGCCAACAAGCGTTTTAGATTGTCATCAATAAATTCATTATCGGCACTGTTAATTCCGCGACCGGCAGGCCCCAGATCGACTCGATAGGATGAGATCTGTGCTCCCTGGCATGACGCAAGCAAGCGCTGTAAATAAAAGCAGAA contains:
- a CDS encoding X2-like carbohydrate binding domain-containing protein, whose protein sequence is MQLDIRKQLSLLLAFMLLFSAVIMGRPETVWAGQGPIQKWNKVSSQSLSSIAYGNGIYVAITSGSNPKLVTSTDLVNWTEQNIANLTKPFNVVKFINGTFVVGTNYSDPITQTGATFLFSNNGTNWDARTVSQPPQFSITSVVYGNNTYVASSYFGEITTSTNGVNWTPPVRIVDRLSEVKFINGYFVAVGYKEKNKTMPEMGGNDSISTSTNGASWTTTMLQAVNGGPGLSTVASNGNNVIGASFTSVYRFSASDLNNISNQTIQDFNNNFFIKKLVYANTDGGTYIIVGTGGKIITSADTNNWTDESISDATSDFMDVIEAENTAVAVGTIGVYKRVPQVVNATINPGTGSFDKNTANQADVTTTVTLNGNTLSGIANGGTTLTLDTDYTVSGSTVTIKKEYLARQSIGTTTLTFSFSGGADQTLSITVSDTTPQNSAINPVTANFDKNAANQVDVTTTVTLNGNTLSGIVNGGTALTLDTDYTVSGSTVTIKKEYLARQSIGTTTLTFSFSGGADQTLSITVSDTTSTSSGSATSTTPEITNNVDVLVNGKVENAGTAATSKRNGQTVTTIVVDQKKLDDKLAAEEKGAVITIPVAAKSDVFIGELNGQMVKNMEGKQAVVEIKTDKAAYTLPAQQINIDAVSDKIGKSVSLQDIKVQIEIAAPTADKVKVVEDAAEKGTFTLVVPSVEFTVKAIYGEKTVEVSAFNAYVHRTIAIPDGVDPNKITTGIVVEPDGSVRHVPTKIVVIDGKYYATINSLTNSTYSVVWHPLAFSDVANHWAKGAVNDMGSRMVIEGTGGGQFSPDRDITRAEFAAIIVRGLGLKLDNGAPPFSDVKATDWYSGAVNTAYAYKLIAGFEDGTFRPNDNITREQAMVVLSKAMKVTGLKDKLSVPSAVAVLRPFGDAAEVSPWAQSSVADSVQAGIVSGRSDAKLVPTDFMTRAEVATMIQKLLQKSGLI
- a CDS encoding response regulator, with translation MRAIVVDDERLIAEHIDRLLADAGVEVVGCCTNPYEALEMTKALRPDVLFLDIEMPEMSGLDIAEKVYSDNLDSEVVFITAYNQYAIDAFRVNALDYLLKPIMEEDLNRSLERIRKRRKERMGAAGMIGNRQLSASLFGKFSVYIGDDPEPVRWVTSKCAELFAYMLLQQEDKEVSKWQLFEALWNEKNTEKADINLRSTVSRVNKTLRDLHAGMSLTSVRNGYRLTMSGDAIVVDADPLESFALDSVEIGPDNLNQVEQLVYRCNHPFLKEFSGEWCEPYRNRYRQYFLYLGGKLFSYYERVRTEPLKALRLAEMLVDHDPYNDSLRAAALKLRHQLEGRKRAAAYYEAYAKLLRTELGTEPGDALTDMFHKLTD
- a CDS encoding ATP-binding protein, translating into MRKQLTVLIIMIGVFTVVTSLFIHEWLNPALRHPEARGGVLDARQWNFAKQGIIPLRGEWEFYENKLLTPQDFQTDGELLRAERRIVRVPGGWKGSVSSGSGYGAGTYRLRIKVGNPDFYSLRGKKIRMSSHVFMGGSDLGGTGKPDLSADRFVPSNLPFFGTIKADTDTIDVIIQIASYRYLEGGLVQAPEFGLTADVLARRDNARLADMIVITTMLVFGVYFAGMFKQWRKEPYLAFFSLFCLSLGLFFGIDNEIVMATLYPTISFLLLQKMLFILPYFSIFSFALYVYLYLDHRERLGFKWLLRISYAYLALLIAIPNEYLINILWSGIVLQITVFIFILYWIFRHRGRGVQVYYILLGAFFLILSWVYAETRYQLALDNPYYMIVTPLLLVLSQSFLMSDRVREAFMRSERLAEQLIVYDRQKDEFLLHTSHEFKTPLHGIINLAQVVIDQNGAELAQRQRENLDFIIAQATRLSTLVNDIIDFQSLQRRSLTFQNQLFDVSGTVQATLEALQYLRRNEQVRLVNLVRPGTSYLYTDENRLKQILVNLVGNALKFTERGSVVVAAESREGWLHLTFADTGAGMSEERRRQLFTGELTGGGTEPTALANQSSGLGLKISKALAVQMGGDLALLWSEPEQGSIFELRLPEATAAQRERDPYQAEAAVGLEPQLLPGASAPTTEETSPHAAERSGEVKILLVDDDASNIKVLQELLAPSRYQVLVAYNGADALRLIQQHHSDLSLVLLDVMMPEMSGYEVCRRIRDEHPIYKLPVLLLTVRNSPADIAMGFEAGANDFLVKPFDGRELMARVKTLLQLKEAVQHAVQVETLFLQSQIKPHFIYNALSGIISLCYSDGARAGKLLGEFSNYLRLSFDLDPYHAKVSLNRELSLVKSYVELEKARFGERLKVDWDTDASRETLIPALIIQPLVENAIRHGLMKRISGGTVLIQAIAEQQGLRIVVQDDGVGMSAEQLATILSPDRSGDGGIGLINVHKRLMNEYGQGLQIESVQGKGTKVTILIPSRKQPDRLGR
- a CDS encoding VOC family protein, which codes for MKLASVRIITDDVDRLVEFYEKVMGVSAERPAPVFAELVAPSCTLAIGHSQTAQLFGAGSVVGANNRTVIIEFRVDDVEAEYMRLKPYVDNWVMEPTTMPWGNRSMLFRDPDGNLLNLFEPVTEDAIKRFRGRH